The genomic window TGCAACCAAGATTTTCTGTGATAGTTCCGCCGAGTTTAGTACCGACCCGAACGTCAATATTGATCCGATTTGTTTAGGGATGCCGGGAGTTCTACCCGTACTTAACCAACGGGTACTTGAATACGCTGTCAAAACTGGCCTCGCACTTAATTGTCAAATCGCCCCTTATAGTAAGTTCGATCGCAAGCAGTATTTTTATCCTGACCTGCCCAAGAACTACCAAATTTCCCAGTTTGATCTGCCGATCGCCGAGCATGGTCATCTGGAAATCGAACTCTACGACAAGAAAAGTGGTACGTCCGAACGCAAAAAAATCGGCATCACACGCCTGCACATGGAAGAAGATGCGGGCAAATTAGTCCACGGTGGTAGCGATCGACTCGCGGGATCAACTTATTCCCTTGTGGATTACAACCGCGCGGGCGTCGCGTTAGTCGAAATTGTCTCGGAGCCAGACATTCGCACAGGGCAAGAAGCGGCAGAATACGCCCAGGAACTGCGACGGATTATCCGCTACCTCGGCGTGGGCAACGGGAACATGCAGGAAGGCTCACTACGCTGTGATGTCAACATATCAGTCCGGCCCGTCGGGACCGAAAAGTTTGGCACCAAAGTGGAGATCAAGAATATGAACTCCTTCAGTGCGATCCATAAGGCGATCGATCATGAGATTGAACGGCAAATTGCGGCGATCGAGTCCGGCGAGGAAATTATTCAGGAAACGCGCCTCTGGGATGAAGGAAGCCAGACAACACGGTCCATGCGAGTCAAAGAAGGATCAAGTGACTATCGC from Romeriopsis navalis LEGE 11480 includes these protein-coding regions:
- the gatB gene encoding Asp-tRNA(Asn)/Glu-tRNA(Gln) amidotransferase subunit GatB, producing MTTAAPTKTQYEPVIGLETHCQLSTATKIFCDSSAEFSTDPNVNIDPICLGMPGVLPVLNQRVLEYAVKTGLALNCQIAPYSKFDRKQYFYPDLPKNYQISQFDLPIAEHGHLEIELYDKKSGTSERKKIGITRLHMEEDAGKLVHGGSDRLAGSTYSLVDYNRAGVALVEIVSEPDIRTGQEAAEYAQELRRIIRYLGVGNGNMQEGSLRCDVNISVRPVGTEKFGTKVEIKNMNSFSAIHKAIDHEIERQIAAIESGEEIIQETRLWDEGSQTTRSMRVKEGSSDYRYFPEPDLGPIEVADTQRDSWQSELPELPATKRARYQSELGLSPYDSRVITDDRATAEYFEAALNAGAPAKLAANWIMGEIGAYLNANTDSNIADLALQPTALAELIGLIEAGTISNKIAKDILPDLLESGGSPKALVEKKGLMQISDPAVIEAALDEVISAFPKELEQYKG